A genomic segment from Nicotiana sylvestris chromosome 1, ASM39365v2, whole genome shotgun sequence encodes:
- the LOC104224695 gene encoding probable galacturonosyltransferase-like 4 produces the protein MAFWNKNVPSSSSSSSSSNYFPIIGLLSLLLLHPTTTTFSSSFANAIRVVAIQKPTSDDIPSFREAPAFHNGNACSSRDIDKIQIVMPVDANYIRGTMAAVLSILQHSTCPENTSFHFLSIHLEPEIISLINSTFPYLSYKIYHFHPNRVRGKISKSIRQALDQPLNYARIYLSDILPKDVPRVIYLDSDIIVVDDIAKLWGVDLGDKVLAAPEYCHANFINYFTDTFWSDVNLAKTFEGRRPCYFNTGVMVMDLDEWRKGGYTQKVEEWMLIQKQRRIYHLGSLPPILLVFAGNIKAVDHRWNQHGLGGDNFEGKCRGLHPGPISLLHWSGKGKPWLRLDARKPCTIDYLWAPYDLYRSTRVALEE, from the coding sequence ATGGCCTTTTGGAACAAAAATgtcccctcttcttcttcttcttcttcttcttctaactATTTTCCAATCATAGGCCTTCTTTCCCTCCTCCTCTTACATCCTACCACCACCACCTTCTCCTCCTCTTTTGCTAACGCCATTCGCGTTGTTGCCATCCAAAAACCTACCTCCGATGACATTCCTTCCTTCCGAGAAGCACCTGCCTTTCACAATGGCAATGCATGCAGCTCACGTGACATAGACAAAATCCAAATAGTAATGCCTGTTGATGCCAATTATATTAGGGGCACAATGGCTGCAGTATTGTCTATTTTGCAACATTCAACATGCCCAGAAAACACTTCCTTTCATTTCCTTTCCATTCATCTTGAGCCTGAGATTATTTCCCTTATCAACTCCACTTTCCCTTACCTAAGCTACAAAATCTACCACTTTCATCCTAATCGTGTTAGGGGAAAGATATCCAAGTCAATTAGACAAGCCCTGGATCAACCTTTAAATTATGCAAGAATTTACCTCTCAGATATTCTCCCTAAGGACGTGCCTCGCGTAATTTACTTAGACTCAGATATCATTGTTGTGGATGATATTGCCAAGTTATGGGGAGTGGATTTAGGAGATAAAGTCTTGGCAGCCCCAGAATATTGCCATGCAAACTTTATAAACTATTTTACAGACACATTTTGGTCGGACGTGAATTTGGCGAAAACATTTGAGGGAAGACGGCCATGTTACTTCAACACAGGTGTAATGGTGATGGATCTTGATGAATGGAGGAAAGGAGGGTACACACAAAAGGTTGAAGAATGGATGTTAATACAAAAGCAAAGAAGAATTTACCATTTGGGGTCTTTGCCTCCAATTTTGCTTGTGTTTGCAGGAAACATTAAGGCAGTTGATCATAGATGGAACCAACATGGATTAGGTGGTGACAACTTTGAAGGAAAATGTAGGGGACTTCACCCTGGACCCATCAGCCTACTGCATTGGAGTGGCAAGGGTAAGCCATGGTTGAGACTTGATGCTCGAAAGCCCTGTACCATCGATTACTTGTGGGCACCGTACGATCTGTATCGTTCAACCAGAGTTGCATTAgaagagtga